One Engystomops pustulosus chromosome 7, aEngPut4.maternal, whole genome shotgun sequence DNA window includes the following coding sequences:
- the ACCS gene encoding 1-aminocyclopropane-1-carboxylate synthase-like protein 1 isoform X2: MAGSSGQSGRQRFWRKRKGREPLNDLISQMLLAQRASEERFLQMEERRMEQEQEAEERRMRLEERRLQLDRQHELRMFTIFAQMLGMIRQGGGGDAAPPTDTNFPQEGDTVGKGVADKVQESTMGDVYNCSPYCSPYLSTRGNILSGFRGSSEEGYRAYHEDKYDEDKNPNGIINFGTSENKLCFDLMSKRLTQSDMNVIEPPLLQYPDWKGHTFLREEVARFLTYYCKSPSPLNPENVVILNGCGSLFSALAAVLCDPGDAILIATPFYGGITQSIFLYSGIKLVYVHLESKVTSPGTRPFQLTVSKLEYALQTAKEEGTSVKAMILINPHNPLGDIYSAAEMMEFLEFAKRNSLHVIVDEIYMLSVFDESATFHSVLSLDKLPDPQRTHVMWGISKDFAVSGVRFGTLYSQNQDVCNGVASLCYFHGVCGPIQYKIAQLMRDRDWINQVYLRVNHSRLRAAQTYVADELRAIGVPFLNRGAGFFIWIDFRKYLRAPTFEEEVSLWRDFLDNKVLLSCGKAFECSEPGWFRIIFSDKTHRLQLGMQRIRKVLERREKELQMEERNPEEEDGKADSTDEVIYVSSHHEPSNSNLSDLILQLQNQMRSSDWLQRNTAENFAQQNPEVFQVYSKFVGKQ; encoded by the exons ATGGCGGGGTCGTCGGGACAGAGCGGTCGCCAGCGGTTCTGGCGGAAGAGGAAAGGACGGGAGCCGCTGAACGATCTGATCTCGCAGATGCTGCTGGCGCAGCGGGCGTCCGAGGAACGCTTCCTGCAGATGGAAGAGCGGAGGATGGAGCAGGAGCAGGAGGCCGAGGAGCGGAGGATGCGCCTGGAGGAGCGGAGGCTGCAGCTGGACCGCCAGCACGAGCTGCGCATGTTCACCATTTTTGCCCAGATGTTGGGCATGATACgccaagggggagggggagacgctGCGCCCCCTACAGACACCAACTTTCCTCAAGAGGGGGACACTGTCGGCAAAGGAGTAGCGGACAAGGTGCAGGAGTCCACAATGGGAGACGTCTACAACTGTAGCCCCTACTGCAGCCCCTATCTCTCTACCCGAGGGAACATCCTAAGTGGGTTTAGGGGGTCCTCCGAGGAAGGGTACCGGGCCTACCATGAAGACAAGTACGATGAAGACAAGAACCCCAAT GGAATTATCAACTTTGGCACAAGTGAGAATAAACTTTGCTTTGATCTCATGTCTAAGCGG CTGACACAGAGTGACATGAACGTGATCGAGCCTCCATTGCTGCAGTATCCGGACTGGAAAGGACACACCTT CTTAAGGGAGGAGGTGGCCCGGTTCTTGACCTATTACTGTAAATCCCCATCACCTTTAAATCCGGAAAAT GTTGTCATCTTGAATGGATGTGGCTCCCTGTTCTCTGCCTTGGCTGCTGTTCTTTGCGATCCAGGAG ATGCAATTCTTATTGCCACCCCCTTCTATGGAGGAATCACGCAGAGCATTTTCTTGTATAGCGGCATAAAGCTGGTTTACGTGCACCTGGAAAGCAAG GTCACATCTCCAGGAACCCGTCCGTTCCAGCTGACTGTGTCGAAACTGGAATATGCACTACAGACTGCCAAAGAGGAG GGCACCAGTGTAAAGGCCATGATACTGATAAACCCACACAATCCCCTGGGCGACATATACTCTGCTGCTGAAATGATGGAGTTTTTAGAGTTCGCCAAAAG GAACTCTTTGCATGTTATAGTAGATGAGATTTACATGCTTTCTGTGTTTGATGAATCTGCAACCTTTCATAGTGTTCTGAGCCTGGACAA GCTCCCAGATCCTCAGAGGACTCATGTTATGTGGGGTATTAGTAAG GATTTTGCAGTCTCAGGAGTTCGCTTTGGAACCCTCTACTCCCAAAATCAGGATGTCTGCAATGGCGTGGCCTCTCTCTGCTACTTCCACGGGGTCTGTGGTCCCATACAATACAAGATAGCTCAGTTAATGCGTGACCGAG ATTGGATTAACCAGGTTTACTTACGGGTAAATCATTCCCGCTTACGGGCGGCTCAGACCTACGTGGCAGATGAGCTCCGCGCCATTGGCGTTCCCTTCCTCAATCGCGGAGCAGGATTCTTCATCTGGATTGACTTCCGTAAG TACCTGAGGGCTCCAACCTTTGAGGAAGAGGTCTCCTTATGGCGGGATTTCCTGGATAATAAAGTTCTCCTGTCTTGCGGCAAAGCCTTTGAATGCTCAGAGCCCGGCTGGTTCCGAATCATCTTCTCAGACAAGACCCACCGGCTGCAGCTAG GAATGCAGCGGATCCGCAAAGTGTTGGAACGGAGGGAGAAGGAGCTGCAGATGGAAGAGCGCAAcccggaggaggaggacggaaaaGCGGACAGCACAGATGAGGTCATCTATGTGTCCAGTCACCACGAGCCATCCAACTCCAACCTGAGCGACCTCATCCTGCAGCTCCAGAACCAGATGCGTTCCTCCGACTGGCTGCAGCGAAACACGGCTGAAAACTTTGCTCAGCAGAACCCGGAGGTTTTCCAGGTGTACAGCAAATTTGTGGGAAAGCAATGA
- the ACCS gene encoding 1-aminocyclopropane-1-carboxylate synthase-like protein 1 isoform X1, translated as MDFRGKKYERGSNWSDPEVVELLQLWGNESVQMELESCLRNQHVFNRIADVLREKGIHRTGDQCREKIKKMKLEYRRLKDNSKTLRGGRAWKFYEVMDRVLTHRPTITYGAMGPGGVLGPPVLQGALSEGFHGHFTQYSHTQHPELMEIKCEEVQSDEQCLTPEPPSMTYIHDSGPEQEEEEEQSMMDRGCPDSPISRVEVTGDVSASPSGFSESNMAGSSGQSGRQRFWRKRKGREPLNDLISQMLLAQRASEERFLQMEERRMEQEQEAEERRMRLEERRLQLDRQHELRMFTIFAQMLGMIRQGGGGDAAPPTDTNFPQEGDTVGKGVADKVQESTMGDVYNCSPYCSPYLSTRGNILSGFRGSSEEGYRAYHEDKYDEDKNPNGIINFGTSENKLCFDLMSKRLTQSDMNVIEPPLLQYPDWKGHTFLREEVARFLTYYCKSPSPLNPENVVILNGCGSLFSALAAVLCDPGDAILIATPFYGGITQSIFLYSGIKLVYVHLESKVTSPGTRPFQLTVSKLEYALQTAKEEGTSVKAMILINPHNPLGDIYSAAEMMEFLEFAKRNSLHVIVDEIYMLSVFDESATFHSVLSLDKLPDPQRTHVMWGISKDFAVSGVRFGTLYSQNQDVCNGVASLCYFHGVCGPIQYKIAQLMRDRDWINQVYLRVNHSRLRAAQTYVADELRAIGVPFLNRGAGFFIWIDFRKYLRAPTFEEEVSLWRDFLDNKVLLSCGKAFECSEPGWFRIIFSDKTHRLQLGMQRIRKVLERREKELQMEERNPEEEDGKADSTDEVIYVSSHHEPSNSNLSDLILQLQNQMRSSDWLQRNTAENFAQQNPEVFQVYSKFVGKQ; from the exons ATGGATTTCCGTGGGAAGAAATATGAGCGCGGCAGTAATTGGTCGGATCCGGAGGTGGTTGAACTGCTGCAGCTTTGGGGCAATGAGTCGGTGCAGATGGAGTTGGAGAGTTGCCTGAGGAACCAGCACGTCTTCAACCGGATCGCCGACGTCTTAAGGGAGAAGGGGATCCACCGGACCGGCGACCAGTGCCGGGAGAAGATCAAGAAGATGAAGCTGGAGTACCGGAGGCTGAAGGATAATAGTAAGACCCTCCGCGGGGGTCGGGCCTGGAAGTTCTATGAAGTTATGGACCGGGTGCTGACCCATCGCCCAACCATCACCTATGGGGCCATGGGCCCGGGCGGGGTGCTGGGACCACCGGTGCTGCAGGGGGCGCTCTCTGAGGGCTTCCATGGTCACTTCACTCAGTACAGCCATACCCAGCACCCCGAGCTGATGGAGATCAAATGTGAGGAGGTGCAATCCGACGAGCAATGTCTGACCCCCGAGCCCCCCTCCATGACCTACATACATGACTCCGGAccggagcaggaagaggaggaggagcaaagCATGATGGACAGGGGATGTCCGGATTCTCCGATATCAAGAGTGGAAGTGACCGGAGATGTCAGCGCCTCCCCTTCAG gttTTAGTGAATCCAATATGGCGGGGTCGTCGGGACAGAGCGGTCGCCAGCGGTTCTGGCGGAAGAGGAAAGGACGGGAGCCGCTGAACGATCTGATCTCGCAGATGCTGCTGGCGCAGCGGGCGTCCGAGGAACGCTTCCTGCAGATGGAAGAGCGGAGGATGGAGCAGGAGCAGGAGGCCGAGGAGCGGAGGATGCGCCTGGAGGAGCGGAGGCTGCAGCTGGACCGCCAGCACGAGCTGCGCATGTTCACCATTTTTGCCCAGATGTTGGGCATGATACgccaagggggagggggagacgctGCGCCCCCTACAGACACCAACTTTCCTCAAGAGGGGGACACTGTCGGCAAAGGAGTAGCGGACAAGGTGCAGGAGTCCACAATGGGAGACGTCTACAACTGTAGCCCCTACTGCAGCCCCTATCTCTCTACCCGAGGGAACATCCTAAGTGGGTTTAGGGGGTCCTCCGAGGAAGGGTACCGGGCCTACCATGAAGACAAGTACGATGAAGACAAGAACCCCAAT GGAATTATCAACTTTGGCACAAGTGAGAATAAACTTTGCTTTGATCTCATGTCTAAGCGG CTGACACAGAGTGACATGAACGTGATCGAGCCTCCATTGCTGCAGTATCCGGACTGGAAAGGACACACCTT CTTAAGGGAGGAGGTGGCCCGGTTCTTGACCTATTACTGTAAATCCCCATCACCTTTAAATCCGGAAAAT GTTGTCATCTTGAATGGATGTGGCTCCCTGTTCTCTGCCTTGGCTGCTGTTCTTTGCGATCCAGGAG ATGCAATTCTTATTGCCACCCCCTTCTATGGAGGAATCACGCAGAGCATTTTCTTGTATAGCGGCATAAAGCTGGTTTACGTGCACCTGGAAAGCAAG GTCACATCTCCAGGAACCCGTCCGTTCCAGCTGACTGTGTCGAAACTGGAATATGCACTACAGACTGCCAAAGAGGAG GGCACCAGTGTAAAGGCCATGATACTGATAAACCCACACAATCCCCTGGGCGACATATACTCTGCTGCTGAAATGATGGAGTTTTTAGAGTTCGCCAAAAG GAACTCTTTGCATGTTATAGTAGATGAGATTTACATGCTTTCTGTGTTTGATGAATCTGCAACCTTTCATAGTGTTCTGAGCCTGGACAA GCTCCCAGATCCTCAGAGGACTCATGTTATGTGGGGTATTAGTAAG GATTTTGCAGTCTCAGGAGTTCGCTTTGGAACCCTCTACTCCCAAAATCAGGATGTCTGCAATGGCGTGGCCTCTCTCTGCTACTTCCACGGGGTCTGTGGTCCCATACAATACAAGATAGCTCAGTTAATGCGTGACCGAG ATTGGATTAACCAGGTTTACTTACGGGTAAATCATTCCCGCTTACGGGCGGCTCAGACCTACGTGGCAGATGAGCTCCGCGCCATTGGCGTTCCCTTCCTCAATCGCGGAGCAGGATTCTTCATCTGGATTGACTTCCGTAAG TACCTGAGGGCTCCAACCTTTGAGGAAGAGGTCTCCTTATGGCGGGATTTCCTGGATAATAAAGTTCTCCTGTCTTGCGGCAAAGCCTTTGAATGCTCAGAGCCCGGCTGGTTCCGAATCATCTTCTCAGACAAGACCCACCGGCTGCAGCTAG GAATGCAGCGGATCCGCAAAGTGTTGGAACGGAGGGAGAAGGAGCTGCAGATGGAAGAGCGCAAcccggaggaggaggacggaaaaGCGGACAGCACAGATGAGGTCATCTATGTGTCCAGTCACCACGAGCCATCCAACTCCAACCTGAGCGACCTCATCCTGCAGCTCCAGAACCAGATGCGTTCCTCCGACTGGCTGCAGCGAAACACGGCTGAAAACTTTGCTCAGCAGAACCCGGAGGTTTTCCAGGTGTACAGCAAATTTGTGGGAAAGCAATGA